AGTACCCGGGGCCTCGATGGACGAAGTCGTTGGGGCGAGCCTGCGCTAGCGCGTCGGCTTCATCTCGTCCACCGTAACCCGCCGCTTCGGGGCAAACTCTCGCAGCGCCCCGTAAACGCGTCCCATCCCGTCCGTTTCGAGCAGCAATATCGGCTCAGTAGCGCCAGCTCGTCCGATCCGCACCCGGCGGAGCGCTCTCGAGCATCCGTTCCACCGCCTTGGGGATGAACATCTGATGGTACCGCAAGCGCGACGTGGCATTCGGCCGGGTGTGGTCGCCGTTCCAGCAATGCTCCGCTCGGTCCCCATAATCCACCTCTCCGGCGTAATGGGGGTTCGTTGTACTCTCGAGAAACTCTTCCAGGAGATAAACGGCGTTGTTCAAATAGTAGTTGTCCATATCGCCTACGTAGACGTGGATTTTTCCCTCGAGCTTTTTCCCGAGGGTGGCCCAGTCACGTCTCAGGATGTACGAAAGGTCGTAGTTCTCACGCCAATGCTCGGCGACCTCCCGGTCGATGACGCCGGTCCGCTTGTCCCAAATGCGCTTCGGATAGCCGTCCTCGCCTACGGGTGAATAAACCGCCTCCCAGATATCCCACTGCTGCCCCGAGCGGCTCTTCGTCCCCAGAACCAGCTCCCGGCGGTTCATGTCCTGAAGGGTCGAGCCGACATGGCCGAGATAATCCCGCCGGCCCGGGCGCGGGGTCTGGTGGAAGGGACCGGTCACGAAGTACGCATTCTCATCTTCGTAGAGGTTGACGACGGTGTAGGCGCGAAAGTCGATCGGGTCGGGGCAGGCGGCGAAGCAGCCGTTGTAGTCGTCAGGGTAGAAGACCTGCGCCGCGAGCGCTTCCCAACCTCCCGTCGAGCCGCCGTAGAGAAACCGCGCCCAGCCCTCGCCGATCCCGCGAAACTCTTTCTCGATATGGGGGATGAGCTCGTAGGTGATGGCGTCCCCATAGGGTCCGAGGTTTTCCGAGTTCACCGCGTAGGAATCGTCGTAATAAGGATTCGCATGCTGGATCTCGACGGCGAGAACGCGGGGAAAGTCGGGACCTGTCCAGTCCTTGTAGAACTGATAGGCATGCTCCTGCACGGTACGGTTGTAGCCCTCCCAGCGAAACCGCTCGCTGTATTCGGGAGCGAGATCCTGATCGGGGGGCTCCTCGCGAAATCCGCCGAAGTCATGGGGGAAGTGTCCGTGGAAGATCATGAGCGGGTAACGGGCCTCGGGGTGCTCATCGAAACCCTCGGGAA
This sequence is a window from Vicinamibacteria bacterium. Protein-coding genes within it:
- a CDS encoding alpha/beta hydrolase-fold protein, encoding ELDRALPAIEDPPTTKYIKHVRIQSERLTEFWGRPMHIGAHVLLPEGFDEHPEARYPLMIFHGHFPHDFGGFREEPPDQDLAPEYSERFRWEGYNRTVQEHAYQFYKDWTGPDFPRVLAVEIQHANPYYDDSYAVNSENLGPYGDAITYELIPHIEKEFRGIGEGWARFLYGGSTGGWEALAAQVFYPDDYNGCFAACPDPIDFRAYTVVNLYEDENAYFVTGPFHQTPRPGRRDYLGHVGSTLQDMNRRELVLGTKSRSGQQWDIWEAVYSPVGEDGYPKRIWDKRTGVIDREVAEHWRENYDLSYILRRDWATLGKKLEGKIHVYVGDMDNYYLNNAVYLLEEFLESTTNPHYAGEVDYGDRAEHCWNGDHTRPNATSRLRYHQMFIPKAVERMLESAPPGADRTSWRY